The proteins below come from a single Natrinema sp. SYSU A 869 genomic window:
- the pfdA gene encoding prefoldin subunit alpha: MSQQQLQQLSQELQEIEEQIESLRTNVEAVQQEKTEADEAIEALDTLETDSTVQMPLGGGAYLRTTIEDIDEVIVDLGADYAAEFEEGDAVDALENKKEHLDDQIDDLNEEIAELETESDELEQQAQQLQQQAMQQQMQGQGMEGMGQGQPDE; encoded by the coding sequence ATGAGCCAACAGCAACTACAGCAGCTATCCCAGGAGCTTCAGGAGATCGAAGAACAGATCGAGTCCCTTCGGACGAACGTCGAGGCCGTCCAGCAGGAGAAGACCGAGGCCGACGAGGCAATCGAGGCCCTCGACACGCTCGAGACGGACTCGACCGTGCAGATGCCCCTCGGCGGCGGTGCGTATCTTCGAACGACCATCGAGGACATCGACGAAGTCATCGTCGACCTCGGTGCCGACTACGCCGCAGAGTTCGAGGAGGGCGACGCCGTCGACGCTCTCGAGAACAAGAAAGAGCACCTCGACGACCAGATCGACGATCTCAACGAGGAGATCGCCGAACTCGAGACCGAAAGCGACGAACTCGAACAGCAGGCCCAGCAGCTCCAACAGCAGGCGATGCAACAGCAGATGCAGGGACAGGGGATGGAGGGAATGGGCCAGGGTCAGCCCGACGAATAA
- a CDS encoding GNAT family N-acetyltransferase produces the protein METDARIRVATPVDAAAVRDIYAPFCESTAVTFEETVPAEAELVDRIESTLEHHPWLVCEVDNAEQSRGNSASSRPVEDESFQDSASSRTQPGDGEVVGYAYAGPLRKRRAYEWVVELSVYVADSARRVGVGQALYESLFAVLERQGIRDAYAVTTVPNPETERFHERMGFERLVDFPAIGYTQDEWQDVAWWRRPLAEKSETPERPRPFPAVREDEDWESLVRTGVDSLDLS, from the coding sequence ATGGAAACCGACGCTCGAATTCGGGTCGCGACTCCGGTGGACGCGGCCGCCGTTCGCGACATCTACGCGCCCTTCTGCGAGTCGACGGCGGTCACCTTCGAGGAAACTGTCCCCGCTGAGGCCGAGCTGGTCGACCGGATCGAGTCGACCCTCGAGCACCATCCGTGGCTCGTCTGCGAGGTCGACAACGCGGAGCAAAGTCGAGGGAACTCGGCGAGTTCTCGACCAGTAGAAGACGAAAGCTTCCAAGACTCCGCGAGCAGCCGGACGCAGCCCGGCGACGGCGAGGTTGTCGGCTACGCCTACGCGGGGCCGCTGCGCAAGCGCCGAGCCTACGAGTGGGTCGTCGAACTCTCGGTCTACGTCGCCGACTCGGCTCGCCGGGTGGGAGTGGGACAGGCGCTCTACGAGTCGCTATTCGCCGTTCTCGAGCGGCAAGGGATCCGCGACGCATATGCCGTAACGACGGTCCCCAACCCCGAAACCGAGCGGTTTCACGAGCGGATGGGGTTCGAACGGCTAGTCGACTTTCCGGCGATCGGCTACACGCAAGACGAGTGGCAGGACGTGGCCTGGTGGCGACGGCCCCTCGCCGAGAAATCGGAGACGCCCGAGCGTCCGCGCCCGTTCCCGGCCGTACGCGAGGACGAGGACTGGGAGTCTCTGGTCCGAACGGGTGTGGATTCGCTGGACCTGTCATGA
- a CDS encoding ASCH domain-containing protein translates to MSERDPSELLPSERMQTQALEGEVTQIHRGHQYADEGDTFTIDGTTFEVTDVRERTLGELTDEDARAEGMDDLEGYRRMLERAHENFEWDDDSDVVLHRFERQ, encoded by the coding sequence ATGAGCGAACGCGATCCTAGCGAGCTACTGCCCAGTGAGCGGATGCAGACTCAGGCCCTCGAGGGCGAGGTCACCCAGATCCACCGCGGCCATCAGTACGCCGACGAAGGGGACACGTTCACGATCGACGGGACGACCTTCGAAGTGACCGACGTCCGCGAGCGGACGCTCGGAGAGCTGACCGACGAGGACGCACGAGCCGAAGGGATGGACGACCTCGAGGGGTATCGACGCATGCTCGAGCGCGCCCACGAGAATTTCGAGTGGGACGACGACAGCGACGTCGTGTTACATCGGTTCGAGCGTCAGTGA
- a CDS encoding ferredoxin--nitrite reductase, translating to MNTVEQHKQEKHPLDVVDDVYDYAEEDLSFDEIEARAGGGEWERLKWAGMYAQKQEGYFMIRTKVPGGKLTPEQAEVIGEVTDDLAVAPEEYGGEEQNELWGDAYLDITTRQDIQKHWIRVEDVPEMWERYDEVGLTTVQGCGDSARNVLGCPAAGLDDHECFNAQPVIEAVSDFFTENREYANLPRKFKITITGCAHDCAQSQINDVGLVPAKKEIDGEYLYGFHARVGGGLSDGPRMGSELDVFINPEDTVEFCRAVAQTFKELGDRNNRGVCRMRYLVEQMGPEKFEEAVRDRCTLDLPTGGENLTVGYQGDHVGVHNQKQDGLNYVGFNVIAGRMGGDEFAAAARAAEKYGTEDASVRLATDQNFLITHIPEENVDDLLAEPFAQEYSPDPGPFSRGAVGCTGNEFCNYAIIETKKRTKRWARQLDDRIDVPDDIEAIRMHMSGCSASCAQPQIADIGFRGETVKLEDENSTNAEGDNIVEGMDFGLGGSLGADNEFLDWVESAVPADSVIPALEQLFDAYSADRADGEKFYEWCRGIDNERLRQIMQGADAPVARGVAHGD from the coding sequence GTGAATACAGTCGAACAACACAAACAGGAGAAACACCCCCTCGACGTCGTCGACGATGTCTACGACTACGCCGAGGAGGACCTCTCCTTCGACGAGATTGAAGCACGCGCCGGCGGCGGCGAGTGGGAGCGACTGAAGTGGGCCGGCATGTACGCCCAGAAGCAGGAGGGCTACTTCATGATCCGGACCAAAGTCCCGGGCGGGAAACTCACGCCCGAGCAGGCCGAAGTGATCGGCGAGGTCACCGACGACCTCGCAGTCGCCCCCGAGGAGTACGGCGGCGAGGAACAGAACGAACTTTGGGGCGACGCCTACCTCGATATCACGACTCGACAGGACATCCAGAAACACTGGATCCGCGTCGAAGACGTGCCCGAGATGTGGGAGCGCTACGACGAGGTCGGCCTAACGACTGTTCAGGGCTGCGGTGACTCCGCCCGGAACGTCCTCGGCTGCCCCGCGGCCGGACTCGACGACCACGAGTGTTTCAACGCACAACCGGTTATCGAGGCCGTCTCGGACTTCTTTACCGAGAACCGCGAGTACGCCAACCTCCCGCGGAAGTTTAAGATCACGATCACCGGCTGTGCCCACGACTGCGCACAGTCCCAGATCAACGACGTCGGTCTCGTCCCCGCGAAGAAGGAGATCGATGGCGAATATCTCTACGGGTTCCACGCTCGCGTCGGCGGCGGTCTCTCCGACGGCCCGCGGATGGGTTCGGAGCTCGACGTCTTCATCAATCCCGAAGACACCGTCGAGTTCTGCCGTGCCGTCGCCCAGACGTTCAAGGAACTGGGTGACCGCAACAACCGCGGTGTCTGCCGCATGCGGTATCTCGTCGAGCAGATGGGCCCCGAGAAGTTCGAGGAGGCCGTCCGCGACCGCTGTACCCTCGACCTGCCCACCGGCGGCGAGAACCTGACTGTCGGCTACCAGGGCGACCACGTCGGCGTTCACAATCAGAAGCAGGACGGGCTCAACTACGTCGGCTTCAACGTCATCGCCGGCCGCATGGGCGGTGACGAGTTCGCCGCGGCCGCCCGCGCCGCCGAGAAGTACGGGACCGAGGACGCCTCCGTGCGCCTCGCAACCGACCAGAACTTCCTCATCACCCATATCCCCGAGGAGAACGTCGATGACCTCCTCGCGGAGCCGTTCGCTCAGGAGTACAGCCCCGATCCGGGTCCGTTCTCCCGCGGCGCGGTCGGCTGTACGGGCAACGAGTTCTGTAACTACGCGATCATCGAAACCAAGAAGCGCACCAAGCGCTGGGCCCGCCAACTCGACGACCGCATCGACGTGCCCGACGACATCGAGGCTATCCGGATGCATATGTCCGGCTGCTCGGCCTCCTGTGCCCAGCCCCAGATCGCCGACATCGGCTTCCGCGGCGAGACCGTCAAACTCGAGGACGAGAACAGTACCAACGCCGAGGGCGACAACATCGTCGAAGGGATGGACTTCGGTCTCGGCGGCTCGCTGGGTGCCGACAACGAGTTCCTCGATTGGGTCGAGAGCGCTGTGCCCGCCGATTCCGTGATACCGGCCTTAGAGCAGCTGTTCGACGCCTATTCCGCGGATCGAGCCGACGGCGAGAAGTTCTACGAGTGGTGTCGCGGTATCGACAACGAGCGGCTCCGCCAGATCATGCAAGGGGCAGACGCACCGGTTGCACGAGGTGTTGCCCATGGGGACTAA
- the ftsY gene encoding signal recognition particle-docking protein FtsY produces the protein MFDNLKDKLGSFRKDAEEAAEENVEEVDEEDLEAVDQDAAPAESTDAEATDTTPETADAETAETAAPASAAVEPDTKGAPDARSEPGETTESATADAAESAGQEPATDSDPDFLESNDSASLESDDSDSVSDEPVPDEEPADTAAIDEGEEAAEDEEEADDDEEDDADDGERTGFGARARSLITGSSDDSEPESDETAPDDKPADEATPAGESADTATVDEEPADSAVIGEESADAAAVDEEPAVEEDEEAETTDNGGTGFGSKAKSLVKGKFVIEEEDLEGPLHELEMALLSSDVEMGVAEEILDNIRDELVGETRTFTTSTGEVVEEALYNAIYDVISVGQFDFDERIAVEDKPVTIIFTGVNGVGKTTSIAKMSRYFEERGYSSVMANGDTYRAGANEQIQEHADALDTKCISHEQGGDPAAVLYDAVEYAEANDIDVVLGDTAGRLHTDEGLMDQLEKIGRVVDPDMTLFVDEAVAGQDAVNRGREFNEAAEIDGAILTKADADSNGGAAISVAHVTGKPILFLGVGQGYDDLERFDPDEMVDRLLADDE, from the coding sequence ATGTTCGACAACCTGAAGGACAAGCTCGGTAGCTTCCGGAAAGACGCCGAAGAGGCCGCCGAAGAGAACGTCGAGGAGGTCGACGAAGAGGATCTCGAGGCGGTCGACCAGGACGCAGCGCCGGCGGAGTCGACGGACGCGGAAGCCACCGATACTACCCCCGAAACGGCGGACGCCGAGACGGCTGAGACGGCAGCCCCAGCGTCTGCTGCGGTGGAGCCGGACACAAAAGGAGCGCCGGACGCGAGATCGGAGCCGGGGGAAACGACCGAGTCCGCCACTGCAGACGCGGCCGAGTCCGCCGGCCAAGAGCCGGCGACCGATTCCGACCCCGATTTCCTCGAGTCCAACGACTCTGCTTCCCTCGAGTCCGACGACTCTGATTCAGTCTCTGACGAACCGGTTCCCGACGAGGAGCCGGCCGATACAGCGGCCATCGACGAGGGCGAAGAAGCCGCCGAAGACGAGGAAGAAGCCGACGACGACGAGGAAGATGACGCCGATGACGGCGAGCGGACCGGGTTCGGTGCCAGGGCCAGGTCACTCATTACGGGATCGTCCGACGACTCCGAACCGGAATCAGATGAGACGGCCCCCGACGACAAACCGGCCGACGAAGCGACTCCTGCTGGGGAGTCGGCCGATACAGCGACCGTCGACGAGGAGCCAGCCGATTCGGCAGTCATCGGCGAAGAGTCGGCCGATGCAGCGGCAGTCGACGAAGAACCAGCCGTCGAAGAAGACGAGGAAGCCGAGACTACCGATAACGGCGGAACCGGCTTCGGTTCCAAGGCCAAGTCCCTCGTCAAGGGGAAGTTCGTCATCGAAGAGGAAGACCTCGAGGGGCCGCTCCACGAACTCGAGATGGCGCTGCTCTCGAGCGACGTCGAGATGGGCGTCGCCGAGGAAATCCTCGACAATATCCGCGACGAACTGGTCGGCGAGACGCGGACCTTCACGACCTCGACCGGCGAGGTCGTCGAGGAGGCACTGTACAATGCGATCTACGACGTGATCAGCGTCGGGCAGTTTGACTTCGACGAGCGCATCGCCGTCGAGGACAAGCCGGTCACCATCATCTTCACCGGCGTCAACGGCGTCGGGAAGACCACCTCGATCGCTAAGATGAGCCGCTACTTCGAGGAACGAGGGTACTCATCGGTGATGGCCAACGGCGATACCTACCGCGCCGGAGCCAACGAGCAGATTCAGGAGCACGCCGACGCCCTAGATACGAAGTGTATCAGCCACGAGCAGGGCGGCGATCCCGCGGCGGTGCTGTACGACGCCGTCGAGTACGCCGAGGCTAACGACATCGACGTCGTACTAGGCGATACGGCGGGACGACTCCACACTGACGAGGGGCTGATGGACCAACTCGAAAAGATCGGTCGCGTCGTCGATCCCGACATGACGCTGTTCGTCGACGAAGCCGTCGCCGGCCAGGATGCGGTCAATCGCGGCCGCGAGTTCAACGAGGCCGCCGAGATTGACGGAGCCATTCTGACGAAAGCCGACGCCGACTCCAACGGCGGTGCGGCGATCTCGGTCGCCCACGTCACTGGAAAGCCGATCCTGTTCCTCGGTGTCGGACAGGGGTACGACGACTTAGAGCGGTTTGATCCCGACGAGATGGTCGACCGGCTGCTGGCCGACGACGAATAA
- the rpl18a gene encoding 50S ribosomal protein L18Ae → MSQFTVSGRFKSRDGFAEFETTIDAENENVAREHTYTQLGSQHGLKRSEIELEEVSQ, encoded by the coding sequence ATGAGTCAATTTACGGTCAGTGGTCGGTTCAAGAGCCGCGACGGCTTCGCGGAGTTCGAGACGACCATCGACGCCGAGAACGAGAACGTCGCTCGCGAACACACCTACACCCAGCTCGGAAGCCAGCACGGGCTGAAACGTAGCGAAATCGAACTTGAGGAGGTATCCCAATAA
- a CDS encoding Coenzyme F420 hydrogenase/dehydrogenase, beta subunit C-terminal domain, which yields MGTNGEDTERRFPHVPESDDDDDAVIVPNADSGASRSRENTDHAREGAIRTDGGNGADDASGDSCSPNTCTCGEKTQDETTADQPVATDGAGVANVDEMGELGDLEFTEPAEDVSQDVYDDSPDTRVGIPDGVDLDTPEYSIRSQMNDIETPDEKTWFMELDEAVIDEDRCIQCGTCVAACPSDSIGIGDDGEPELVKMCTGCSLCWDFCPRGGMRYERQWKITGGDDNVKGAGDPITEFSAKVEDDWTDEAQDGGVVTGVLSTLLEEGEIDGALVATESEEQEWKAESYLATTTEELVANAGTVYNQTMALGNLDLEQWEHKLPDKSWDELSIAIVGTPCEIEGIRALQDFEWDYQAQNEGIRAVDYTIALMCTKNFNYHSLMGEQLEEQRGISPSEIGKMDVLNGKMMVYDHEGEMIVEEDIENFHDAALKGCDECADFTGFCSDITVGSVGSSDEYSSVIIRTDQGMKAWEMTEPNLDYHDLEDKSAVGKLQGWDKKKAFESLDRPFDPDAPRFIEYTDHAENYGTALNPHDQGH from the coding sequence ATGGGGACTAACGGCGAGGACACCGAGCGCCGATTCCCACATGTCCCCGAATCGGACGACGATGACGATGCCGTCATCGTCCCCAACGCCGACAGCGGCGCATCCCGCTCTCGAGAGAATACGGACCACGCTCGAGAGGGCGCAATTCGTACTGACGGTGGCAATGGTGCCGACGACGCGAGCGGCGATAGTTGCTCGCCGAACACCTGTACCTGCGGCGAGAAGACGCAGGACGAAACGACGGCGGATCAGCCCGTCGCCACCGATGGAGCCGGCGTCGCCAACGTCGACGAGATGGGCGAACTCGGTGACCTCGAGTTCACCGAGCCCGCCGAGGACGTCAGTCAGGACGTCTACGACGACTCACCCGACACGCGCGTCGGGATTCCGGATGGCGTCGATCTGGACACGCCGGAGTACTCGATCCGGTCGCAGATGAACGATATCGAGACGCCGGATGAGAAGACCTGGTTCATGGAACTGGACGAGGCCGTCATCGACGAGGACCGCTGTATCCAGTGTGGGACCTGTGTGGCTGCCTGCCCATCGGATTCGATCGGGATCGGCGACGACGGGGAGCCGGAACTCGTCAAGATGTGTACGGGCTGTTCGCTGTGTTGGGACTTCTGTCCCCGCGGCGGCATGCGCTACGAGCGCCAGTGGAAGATCACCGGCGGCGACGACAACGTCAAGGGCGCAGGCGACCCGATCACGGAGTTCTCCGCGAAGGTCGAGGACGACTGGACCGACGAGGCCCAAGACGGCGGCGTCGTCACCGGCGTCCTCTCGACGCTGCTCGAGGAGGGCGAAATCGACGGCGCGCTCGTCGCAACGGAGAGCGAAGAACAAGAGTGGAAGGCCGAGAGCTACCTCGCAACGACGACCGAGGAGCTCGTCGCAAATGCCGGCACCGTCTACAACCAGACGATGGCGCTTGGCAACCTCGACCTCGAACAGTGGGAGCACAAGCTCCCCGACAAGTCCTGGGACGAGCTCAGTATCGCGATTGTCGGGACGCCGTGTGAGATCGAGGGCATCCGCGCCCTACAGGACTTCGAGTGGGACTATCAGGCCCAGAACGAGGGCATCCGCGCGGTCGACTATACGATCGCGCTGATGTGTACGAAGAACTTTAACTACCACAGCCTCATGGGCGAGCAGTTAGAGGAGCAACGCGGCATCTCGCCGTCGGAGATCGGTAAGATGGACGTTCTCAACGGCAAGATGATGGTCTACGACCACGAGGGAGAGATGATCGTCGAGGAGGACATCGAGAACTTCCACGACGCCGCGCTCAAGGGCTGTGACGAGTGTGCCGACTTCACGGGCTTCTGTTCGGACATCACCGTCGGCTCCGTCGGCTCGAGCGACGAGTACTCGAGCGTCATCATCCGGACCGACCAGGGGATGAAAGCCTGGGAGATGACCGAGCCGAACCTCGACTACCACGATCTCGAGGACAAGTCCGCAGTCGGCAAGCTTCAGGGCTGGGACAAGAAGAAGGCATTCGAGAGCCTCGATCGTCCCTTCGACCCCGATGCGCCGCGGTTCATCGAGTACACCGACCACGCCGAGAACTACGGCACCGCGCTGAACCCCCACGACCAGGGTCACTGA
- the thiE gene encoding thiamine phosphate synthase: protein MNPSNWRTYLVTQASLSADRSTPETVRAAIDGGVDAVQLREKDASARSRYGLGLELRELTAEAGVDLIVNDRIDIAQAIDADGVHVGQSDLPVAVARDLLGSDAIVGCSTSTVAEAREAEAEGADYLGVGAVYGTSSKDVDEDTDGIGPDRIADIAEAVSIPIVGIGGITADNAGPVLEAGAAGVAVISEITAALDPQAATESLAAAAETPKEVGHGGTSE, encoded by the coding sequence ATGAATCCCTCGAACTGGCGGACCTACCTCGTCACGCAGGCGTCGCTGTCGGCCGACCGGTCGACGCCCGAGACCGTCCGCGCGGCGATCGATGGCGGTGTCGATGCCGTGCAACTGCGCGAAAAGGACGCGAGCGCCCGCTCGCGGTACGGACTCGGCCTCGAGTTGCGAGAGCTGACGGCCGAGGCTGGCGTCGATCTGATCGTCAACGACCGCATCGATATCGCACAGGCAATCGATGCCGACGGCGTCCACGTCGGTCAGTCGGACCTGCCGGTCGCGGTCGCTCGCGACCTGCTCGGGTCGGACGCGATCGTCGGCTGTTCGACGTCGACGGTCGCCGAGGCCCGTGAGGCGGAAGCCGAGGGCGCGGACTATCTCGGTGTCGGGGCGGTCTACGGGACCTCTTCGAAGGATGTGGACGAGGACACGGACGGCATCGGTCCGGACCGGATCGCCGACATCGCCGAGGCGGTCTCGATTCCGATCGTCGGCATCGGCGGTATCACGGCCGACAACGCCGGACCCGTCCTCGAGGCGGGCGCGGCCGGCGTGGCCGTAATCAGCGAGATCACGGCGGCTCTCGATCCACAAGCGGCGACCGAATCGCTTGCTGCCGCCGCCGAAACGCCGAAGGAAGTCGGCCACGGAGGAACCAGCGAATGA
- a CDS encoding AEC family transporter produces the protein MADLVSIFGSAVGPIIAIAGVGYVLATVKEIDPEPLNTAVVYVLAPALVFHSLAVTKLEAATLLRVTVGIAIFTAVMWGIAELAGRAVGEREPALSALILVAIFCNSGNLGIPVSDFAFGEVGRQTAVLFLSVQSVLMYTIGVYVASRSSGSAGLEGVRRVFYIPLAYAVIAALLARALDLVPPADAAAMETLQLVGDASIPLMLLILGVQLARADTASAVSRAWPATALKMGLAPVVGLGVALLVGFENPTVARVFVLETAMPAAVTPLILVIEFAGSARTEGVLVSEYVSTCVFLTTLLAIPVLTALIAVLQSGVVI, from the coding sequence ATGGCAGACCTTGTCAGTATTTTCGGCTCTGCGGTCGGCCCGATCATCGCCATTGCGGGAGTTGGCTACGTGCTGGCGACCGTCAAGGAAATCGATCCGGAGCCGTTGAACACGGCCGTCGTCTACGTGCTGGCACCCGCACTGGTCTTCCACAGCCTCGCCGTCACGAAACTCGAGGCGGCGACGCTCTTGCGGGTGACGGTCGGCATCGCTATCTTCACTGCAGTGATGTGGGGGATCGCTGAACTCGCTGGCCGCGCCGTCGGCGAACGCGAACCTGCCCTGAGCGCGCTGATACTGGTCGCGATCTTCTGTAACTCGGGGAACCTCGGCATTCCCGTCTCCGACTTCGCGTTCGGCGAGGTTGGCCGCCAGACAGCCGTCCTCTTCCTCTCAGTCCAGTCCGTGCTGATGTACACCATCGGCGTCTACGTCGCCTCCAGAAGCAGCGGCTCCGCCGGCCTCGAGGGCGTCCGCCGGGTGTTCTACATCCCGTTGGCCTACGCCGTCATCGCGGCGCTGCTCGCACGGGCGCTGGACCTCGTCCCGCCCGCGGATGCGGCAGCGATGGAGACACTCCAGCTCGTCGGTGACGCCTCGATCCCGCTCATGCTGCTCATCCTCGGGGTCCAGCTCGCACGAGCTGACACCGCCTCGGCAGTTTCGCGCGCCTGGCCCGCGACGGCGCTCAAGATGGGCCTCGCCCCCGTCGTCGGCCTCGGGGTTGCACTCCTCGTCGGCTTCGAGAATCCCACTGTTGCGCGCGTGTTCGTCCTCGAGACCGCGATGCCGGCCGCCGTGACGCCGCTAATCCTCGTCATCGAGTTCGCCGGCAGCGCCCGGACGGAAGGAGTACTCGTCTCCGAGTACGTCTCGACCTGCGTGTTCCTGACGACGCTGCTCGCGATACCAGTGTTGACCGCCCTGATCGCAGTCTTGCAGTCCGGCGTCGTGATCTGA